The Euphorbia lathyris chromosome 8, ddEupLath1.1, whole genome shotgun sequence genome has a window encoding:
- the LOC136204063 gene encoding caffeoylshikimate esterase-like, with the protein MAVRHPIAEANEESPFGTLSADEFYARHGVAHSSEHITNARGLKLFTQWWKPLPPTETIGLVAVVHGYTGESSWFVQSTSILFAQSGFAVCAIDHQGHGFSDGLDGLIHHIPDLNPVVDDCIQFFDKFRETHAPNLPAFLYAESLGGAITLYITLRQKSAWDGLILNGAMCGISAKFKPPWPLEHLLFIVAAVIPTWRVVPTRGSLLDVSFKEEWKRKLAVASPRRIVARPRAATALEMLRACGDLQRRFEEVDVPLLIVHGGGDVVCDPGCVEELHRRAASRDKTLKIYPEMWHQIVGESEENVNLVFGDMVEWLKTRAESAKSGGGVGRAAGEGGA; encoded by the coding sequence ATGGCGGTTCGGCATCCAATCGCCGAGGCTAACGAGGAAAGCCCTTTCGGAACACTCTCCGCCGACGAATTTTATGCTCGCCACGGCGTCGCTCACTCTTCAGAGCACATAACCAATGCTCGCGGCCTCAAGCTCTTTACACAGTGGTGGAAACCTCTCCCTCCCACTGAAACCATTGGCTTAGTCGCCGTCGTTCATGGCTACACCGGCGAATCAAGCTGGTTCGTACAATCCACTTCCATTCTCTTTGCTCAATCTGGCTTCGCCGTTTGCGCAATTGACCAtcaaggccatggtttctccgatGGTCTTGATGGCCTGATCCATCACATCCCCGATCTCAACCCCGTCGTCGACGACTGCATCCAGTTCTTTGATAAATTTCGTGAAACTCATGCTCCTAACTTACCGGCGTTTTTATACGCTGAGTCTCTAGGCGGTGCGATAACCTTGTACATAACGCTCCGTCAGAAGAGCGCGTGGGATGGTCTGATTCTAAACGGAGCTATGTGTGGGATTAGCGCTAAGTTTAAACCTCCATGGCCATTGGAGCATTTGCTTTTCATAGTTGCAGCAGTTATCCCGACGTGGCGCGTGGTTCCTACTCGTGGATCTTTGCTGGATGTCTCGTTTAAGGAGGAGTGGAAGCGTAAGTTAGCCGTGGCGAGCCCGAGGAGAATCGTAGCTCGACCGCGTGCGGCGACGGCTCTTGAAATGCTAAGAGCGTGTGGTGACCTGCAGAGAAGATTTGAAGAGGTGGATGTGCCGTTGTTGATTGTTCACGGCGGAGGAGATGTAGTGTGTGACCCTGGGTGCGTGGAGGAGCTTCACCGACGGGCAGCGAGTAGGGATAAGACGTTGAAAATTTACCCCGAAATGTGGCACCAGATCGTCGGAGAATCGGAGGAAAATGTGAATTTGGTGTTTGGTGATATGGTGGAGTGGCTGAAAACTCGAGCTGAATCTGCAAAAAGTGGCGGTGGAGTTGGAAGAGCCGCCGGAGAAGGTGGCGCGTGA